A region of Rhodoligotrophos appendicifer DNA encodes the following proteins:
- a CDS encoding DUF3237 domain-containing protein, producing MDELSSEFLFELKIDVHAPVSMGQTEAGERRMVVIAGGTFEGPKLRGEIMPGGSDAIFVEPNGLSRIDVRGVLRTHDGAYIYIEYFGRRHGPPDVLAKLAAGEPVDPSSYYFRVAFTFETGDPRYDWMNSIIAVAKGARPPQGPVYRVFQIL from the coding sequence ATGGATGAGCTTTCGTCAGAATTTCTCTTTGAGTTAAAGATCGACGTGCACGCGCCGGTGTCCATGGGACAGACCGAGGCCGGAGAGCGCCGCATGGTGGTCATCGCAGGCGGCACCTTCGAGGGCCCGAAGCTGCGGGGCGAAATCATGCCCGGAGGGTCCGATGCGATCTTCGTTGAACCGAACGGTCTGTCGCGCATCGATGTCCGCGGTGTGCTTCGGACCCACGACGGTGCGTATATCTATATCGAATACTTTGGAAGGCGCCATGGACCGCCTGACGTCTTGGCGAAGCTGGCCGCCGGAGAGCCCGTGGATCCTTCATCCTATTATTTTCGGGTCGCATTCACATTCGAGACGGGCGATCCCCGTTACGACTGGATGAACAGCATCATCGCTGTGGCAAAGGGAGCCCGCCCACCCCAGGGACCGGTCTATAGAGTCTTTCAGATCCTTTGA
- a CDS encoding 3-hydroxyacyl-CoA dehydrogenase NAD-binding domain-containing protein, giving the protein MTSLQKVGVVGLGLIGARWAATFAHAGIDVIAHDPDEHRWNQFQSILPNIMSDLNQMAPPKDHLGEIKFSAVIGDEFRDVDFIQENTPENLDLKRKIIPKIEMCIRDDVVIASSSSALLVSDMQEACANPERIVLGHPFNPSHLMPLVEIVGGDRTAGWAVERAREVYEQIGKKPVVMQREMTGHIALRLMAAMWREAFFLISSGAATARDIDRAFCYGPGPKWTLQGSFISNHLGAEGIEEFLKKYGGTYEAIWDTLGSAELDTNIKDKVISQTKDIVAGRSNQDLAEARDLGLIEILKLQSSRELL; this is encoded by the coding sequence ATGACTTCACTGCAGAAGGTCGGTGTCGTTGGTTTGGGCCTGATCGGGGCGCGATGGGCGGCCACTTTTGCTCATGCAGGGATTGATGTCATAGCTCACGATCCGGACGAGCACAGATGGAACCAGTTTCAGTCTATTCTTCCGAATATAATGTCTGACCTGAACCAGATGGCTCCACCAAAAGACCACTTGGGAGAAATTAAATTTTCTGCCGTGATAGGAGATGAATTCAGGGATGTTGATTTTATTCAGGAGAACACTCCTGAAAACTTGGATTTGAAAAGAAAAATCATTCCCAAAATTGAGATGTGTATTCGAGATGATGTCGTCATAGCATCTTCATCTTCGGCGCTGTTGGTGTCCGATATGCAGGAAGCCTGCGCCAATCCTGAACGAATTGTCCTGGGGCATCCCTTTAATCCCTCGCATTTGATGCCTTTGGTGGAGATCGTCGGCGGTGACAGGACCGCCGGATGGGCGGTTGAAAGAGCGAGGGAGGTATACGAGCAGATTGGCAAGAAGCCGGTGGTGATGCAGAGGGAAATGACGGGCCATATCGCACTGCGCCTGATGGCGGCGATGTGGCGGGAAGCCTTTTTCCTGATCTCGTCGGGTGCCGCAACCGCCCGAGATATCGATCGGGCTTTTTGCTACGGACCCGGACCAAAATGGACGTTGCAAGGCTCTTTCATAAGCAATCACCTCGGCGCGGAGGGGATCGAGGAATTCCTGAAGAAATATGGGGGGACCTATGAAGCGATCTGGGACACGCTCGGATCGGCCGAACTGGATACGAATATCAAAGACAAGGTGATTTCACAGACGAAAGACATCGTAGCGGGACGAAGCAATCAGGACTTGGCGGAAGCTCGGGATCTCGGCCTGATTGAAATTCTAAAACTCCAATCAAGTCGAGAGTTGCTTTAG
- a CDS encoding alpha/beta fold hydrolase, with protein sequence MSGTLRLPEGGKITYDRKGDGPPLVLVSGLGGRASFWDRVIPELTRHFTIITYDHLGTGRSSRFDGPYSIQGMADNLVLLMADIGVKSAVLVGHSTGGAICQEIAVNRPELIDRLILSATWTKACPYFTRLFQYRLESLDRGGLNLYRKLGVLLQYPPLWISENEVLVDAELNAPDPTDVDREIRITKARIQAILDHDLSAKIGSIDIPTLIVTAADDMVVPAYHSEQLERLIPGARRIVLANGGHFVPRTQKAAYAAVLLDFLRKKLQ encoded by the coding sequence ATGAGCGGAACCTTACGCCTGCCTGAAGGCGGCAAGATCACTTACGACAGGAAGGGTGATGGCCCACCCTTGGTGCTGGTGAGCGGATTGGGGGGAAGGGCATCTTTTTGGGATCGCGTCATCCCTGAGCTCACGCGGCACTTCACCATAATTACCTATGATCATCTTGGCACCGGGAGGTCCAGCAGGTTTGATGGTCCGTACAGCATCCAGGGGATGGCCGATAACTTGGTCTTGCTGATGGCAGATATCGGAGTGAAGTCGGCAGTTCTTGTCGGTCATTCGACCGGGGGAGCAATCTGCCAGGAGATCGCGGTTAATCGACCAGAGCTGATCGACCGTTTGATCCTCTCGGCAACCTGGACCAAGGCCTGTCCGTATTTCACAAGGCTCTTCCAGTATAGATTGGAAAGTTTGGACCGTGGCGGTCTGAACCTGTATCGCAAACTTGGAGTGTTATTGCAGTATCCGCCGTTATGGATCTCCGAGAACGAAGTTCTCGTTGACGCGGAGTTGAATGCTCCCGATCCCACAGATGTTGATCGTGAAATCCGTATCACCAAAGCGAGAATCCAAGCCATCTTGGATCATGATCTCTCGGCAAAGATTGGGAGTATTGATATCCCGACTCTGATCGTGACGGCGGCGGATGACATGGTCGTGCCCGCCTATCACAGCGAGCAGCTCGAGCGTCTCATACCGGGCGCCCGACGCATCGTCCTTGCGAATGGCGGACATTTCGTACCGCGCACCCAAAAAGCGGCCTATGCGGCTGTCTTGCTAGATTTTTTGAGGAAGAAACTTCAATGA
- a CDS encoding cupin domain-containing protein produces the protein MSAKAEERMTKGLVLQEDDGSSFWQPVPANGYVTIKLTPENWDGPFSMGFQIVAVGSHIRKHAHDRNLEVLFVWQGKGRAIVGESEYPMLPGTIIMLPKNVEHMFINEGEEELKLVWTMSPHGLEDFFSQIGRPRTPQDPVPENFPRPADVLEIERRTVFSKPVES, from the coding sequence ATGAGTGCGAAAGCGGAAGAGAGAATGACGAAAGGTCTGGTTCTGCAGGAGGACGATGGTTCGTCCTTTTGGCAACCGGTTCCGGCGAATGGCTATGTGACCATCAAACTGACCCCGGAAAACTGGGACGGACCATTTTCCATGGGCTTTCAGATTGTTGCAGTCGGTTCGCATATTCGCAAACATGCCCACGACCGGAACCTCGAGGTTCTTTTTGTTTGGCAGGGAAAGGGAAGGGCGATCGTAGGCGAGAGCGAATACCCTATGCTTCCCGGCACGATCATCATGCTGCCTAAGAACGTCGAACACATGTTTATCAACGAAGGGGAAGAGGAGTTGAAGCTCGTCTGGACCATGTCTCCTCATGGCCTCGAAGACTTCTTCAGTCAGATCGGGCGGCCCCGCACCCCCCAGGATCCAGTTCCCGAGAACTTCCCTCGTCCAGCTGACGTGTTGGAGATCGAGCGCAGAACCGTGTTTAGTAAGCCTGTCGAGAGTTGA
- a CDS encoding exopolysaccharide biosynthesis protein, with protein MNKTFAPPRPPLLSDDAPPSRKRFSEILKDLGERDQDRVYVDDILKAFGDRAFGALMLFFAAPNMIPLPPGSSAILGLPLLFITAQLMMGRSVLWMPGVIARRSLTQVAFRNIVSRLLPWLYKVERILKPRLPQLVGDISGRAIGAASFVLAVVLFLPIPLGNMLPGLAVSLFALGLVERDGVAVIFGWITAFASVAALALVSAALLAAATAFVDYFRSYF; from the coding sequence ATGAACAAAACCTTTGCCCCCCCTCGGCCGCCTCTTTTGAGCGACGACGCTCCGCCCAGTCGGAAGCGATTTTCGGAGATTCTAAAGGATCTCGGAGAACGAGATCAGGATCGTGTCTATGTGGATGACATTCTGAAGGCGTTTGGAGATCGTGCCTTCGGCGCATTAATGCTGTTTTTCGCTGCGCCAAACATGATCCCCCTTCCTCCTGGAAGTTCCGCAATCCTGGGCCTGCCGCTGTTGTTCATCACCGCGCAGCTTATGATGGGGCGCTCAGTCCTCTGGATGCCCGGCGTGATCGCCCGGAGGTCGTTGACGCAAGTTGCGTTCCGAAACATCGTATCTCGCCTGCTCCCCTGGCTTTACAAGGTTGAGCGTATCCTCAAACCCCGCCTCCCACAGCTTGTAGGAGATATTTCCGGTCGCGCCATTGGGGCCGCAAGTTTTGTCCTGGCAGTTGTATTGTTTCTCCCAATCCCTTTAGGCAACATGTTGCCTGGGCTGGCAGTCTCTCTGTTTGCTCTCGGCCTCGTCGAGCGGGACGGCGTTGCCGTCATCTTTGGGTGGATTACGGCTTTTGCGAGTGTCGCCGCATTGGCTCTGGTATCAGCCGCCTTGTTGGCCGCGGCTACGGCGTTTGTAGACTACTTCCGTTCATATTTCTGA
- a CDS encoding TerC family protein, with the protein MEFDWIGDPTAWLGLGTLIILEIVLGIDNLIFIAILADKLPPEQRQRARLIGLSLALLMRLGLLASISWLVTLTTPLFTVFGYGLSGRDLILIIGGLFLLFKATMELHERLEGEDESEGKSTTHAVMWQVIVQIVVLDAVFSLDSVITAVGMVSHLTVMMIAVVIAMGVMMLASRPLMNFVSAHPTVVILCLGFLLMIGFSLVVEGLGFHIPKGYLYAAIGFSVLIEFFNQLARRNKLELMTTSNVRDRTAMAVLRLLGGGRQSADVAGDDAALANQNVEELFGPEERSMVQGVMTLGERPVRTIMTPRTEVVWLDPSASQSDLRQKILESGRSRFPIARGDIDNITGIALTKDLLIDLVGNGTINLERATHEPLIVHDRMNVLQVMEKLRGSSVQLAVVYDEYGSLEGIVTPTDVFEAITGGFPEEGEEGLRFEQNPDGSWLVDGQTDIHRLSQMMDLDLTDDADRYSTLAGFLLWQVGYLPHQGEKIAAKGYEFEIIEMAGGRRIGLVKIKRPDEPRTP; encoded by the coding sequence GTGGAGTTCGATTGGATAGGTGATCCGACCGCATGGCTAGGCCTCGGCACCTTGATTATTCTTGAGATCGTCCTTGGCATCGACAACCTCATTTTTATAGCGATTCTGGCGGACAAGCTGCCGCCTGAGCAGCGGCAGCGGGCAAGGTTGATCGGCCTCTCTCTCGCCTTGCTCATGCGGCTGGGCTTACTGGCAAGCATCTCCTGGCTCGTCACCCTGACGACCCCCCTCTTCACCGTGTTCGGCTATGGGCTTTCAGGGCGCGATCTCATCCTGATCATCGGCGGCCTTTTCCTCCTGTTCAAGGCCACCATGGAACTTCACGAACGGCTGGAAGGTGAAGACGAGAGCGAAGGAAAATCTACCACTCATGCCGTGATGTGGCAGGTGATTGTGCAGATCGTGGTTCTCGACGCGGTGTTCTCCCTGGATTCCGTGATCACCGCAGTGGGTATGGTCAGTCATCTCACAGTAATGATGATCGCCGTGGTGATCGCCATGGGAGTCATGATGCTGGCGAGCCGCCCGCTGATGAATTTCGTCTCCGCCCACCCCACCGTCGTCATCCTCTGCCTGGGTTTCCTGCTGATGATCGGTTTCAGTCTCGTCGTGGAAGGGTTGGGCTTCCATATTCCCAAAGGCTATCTCTACGCGGCGATCGGCTTCTCGGTCCTCATCGAATTTTTCAATCAGCTGGCCAGGCGCAACAAATTGGAATTGATGACGACCTCAAATGTCCGGGATCGAACGGCGATGGCAGTGCTTCGTCTCCTGGGTGGCGGGCGCCAGTCTGCTGATGTTGCGGGAGATGATGCAGCCCTCGCCAACCAGAATGTCGAAGAGCTCTTCGGTCCTGAAGAACGTTCCATGGTGCAGGGCGTCATGACCCTCGGCGAGCGACCTGTCCGGACGATCATGACACCACGGACCGAAGTTGTGTGGCTCGACCCAAGCGCTTCGCAAAGCGATCTGCGGCAGAAGATCCTGGAGTCCGGCCGATCCCGCTTTCCTATCGCTCGCGGCGACATCGACAACATCACCGGCATTGCACTCACCAAGGACCTGCTGATCGATCTGGTGGGGAATGGCACGATAAACCTGGAACGCGCTACGCACGAACCTCTGATTGTCCACGACCGAATGAATGTCCTACAGGTCATGGAGAAACTTCGCGGTTCGTCGGTTCAGCTTGCCGTGGTGTACGACGAATATGGCTCATTGGAGGGGATTGTCACTCCGACGGATGTCTTCGAGGCGATCACCGGCGGCTTTCCAGAAGAGGGCGAGGAAGGTCTCAGGTTCGAACAGAATCCTGATGGATCATGGCTTGTTGATGGACAGACTGATATCCACCGGCTCAGTCAGATGATGGATTTGGATCTGACTGACGATGCCGACCGATACTCTACCCTGGCCGGATTTCTCCTGTGGCAGGTGGGCTACCTTCCTCATCAAGGCGAGAAGATCGCCGCCAAGGGATATGAGTTCGAGATCATCGAGATGGCCGGGGGACGCCGTATCGGCTTGGTGAAGATTAAGCGGCCAGACGAGCCTCGCACCCCCTAA
- a CDS encoding glycoside hydrolase family 15 protein, which translates to MLIEDYAIIGNMISAALVSKNGSIDWLCLPRFDSPACFAALLGTRDNGHWSIRPTEKFTMTRHYVPDTAVLETHFQTATGTIAIFDFMPLTDDEDRVDLVRLVKGLHGTVDVEMELVLRFNYGQAVPWVRRRDYGMSAIAGPDAVALHTPVPLEGQQLRTMARFTVKKGEKVPFTLSYHHSHKTPHFVPDRQESLDATTQWWREWSARAKLEHVPDRLKEAVLRSLITLKLLTYSPTGGIVAAPTTSLPELIGGARNWDYRYCWIRDSTLTLYALLNAGYREEAEAWRQWLLRAAAGHPEQLHIMYGIDGRRWLPESELPWLKGFQDSRPVRIGNAASHQVQLDVFGELIDVLHAAHKAELASIDDSWRVQKLLLSHLEKVWQEPDYGIWEVRGEARRFTHSQLMCWVAYDRAIKTADTFKLSGPVEKWRVLRELIKETILERGFDTRRNSFVQSFDSQHLDASLLLVPQVGFLKPNDPRVVGTVAAIERELLQNGFVQRYSTDHVDDGVGGSEGAFLACSFWLADAYVMQGRLEEATELFERSLTLRNDVGLLAEEYDPIRKQLVGNFPQSFSHVGLVNTAFNLSNAYGPARQRSKRDAPTKHTTERSKSPVIA; encoded by the coding sequence ATGCTGATTGAAGACTACGCGATCATTGGAAACATGATCTCCGCGGCTTTGGTCAGCAAGAATGGGTCTATAGATTGGCTCTGTCTGCCGAGATTCGACTCGCCCGCCTGCTTCGCCGCTCTCCTCGGCACCCGGGACAATGGGCACTGGTCCATCCGGCCAACCGAGAAATTTACCATGACCCGCCATTATGTCCCCGACACGGCGGTCTTGGAGACGCATTTCCAAACCGCGACCGGCACGATTGCGATCTTCGATTTCATGCCGTTGACGGATGATGAAGACCGCGTGGACCTGGTCAGGCTGGTGAAGGGCCTCCACGGAACTGTCGACGTCGAGATGGAACTCGTCCTCCGGTTCAATTACGGCCAGGCGGTGCCCTGGGTCCGCCGGCGTGACTACGGGATGAGTGCCATCGCCGGACCCGATGCCGTCGCGTTGCACACTCCAGTCCCCCTGGAAGGTCAACAGCTGCGGACCATGGCTCGTTTCACCGTCAAGAAAGGGGAAAAGGTTCCTTTCACGCTTTCATACCATCACTCCCACAAAACTCCTCACTTCGTTCCCGACCGGCAGGAGAGTCTGGATGCCACAACTCAGTGGTGGCGAGAATGGTCGGCCAGGGCCAAGCTGGAACATGTCCCGGACAGGCTCAAAGAAGCGGTTCTCCGCTCGTTAATCACTCTGAAGCTGCTCACATATTCTCCAACGGGAGGGATTGTCGCCGCACCTACGACATCCCTTCCAGAGTTGATTGGGGGAGCCCGGAACTGGGACTATCGATACTGCTGGATCCGAGATTCCACCCTGACGCTCTATGCCCTTCTCAATGCTGGATATCGCGAGGAGGCGGAGGCATGGCGTCAATGGCTGCTCCGCGCCGCCGCTGGTCACCCCGAGCAGCTCCACATCATGTATGGGATCGACGGGCGGCGTTGGCTACCCGAAAGCGAACTGCCTTGGCTCAAAGGATTTCAAGACAGCCGGCCGGTGCGGATCGGCAATGCGGCATCCCATCAGGTGCAGTTGGACGTCTTCGGCGAACTGATCGATGTCCTTCACGCAGCCCACAAAGCTGAACTTGCATCAATCGATGATTCTTGGAGGGTGCAGAAGCTCCTGCTGAGTCATCTGGAAAAGGTGTGGCAAGAGCCAGATTATGGAATCTGGGAGGTCCGGGGTGAAGCACGGCGCTTTACTCACTCTCAACTCATGTGCTGGGTTGCCTATGACAGAGCCATCAAAACCGCCGATACCTTCAAGCTCTCAGGACCCGTCGAAAAGTGGCGGGTGCTGCGCGAACTCATCAAGGAGACAATCCTCGAGCGGGGTTTTGATACGCGTCGTAACAGTTTCGTTCAAAGTTTCGACAGTCAGCATCTGGATGCTTCCTTGCTCCTGGTGCCGCAAGTCGGCTTCCTAAAACCGAACGACCCTCGAGTCGTCGGAACCGTCGCAGCCATTGAGAGGGAACTGCTCCAAAACGGATTTGTACAGCGCTACTCGACCGATCACGTTGATGACGGAGTGGGCGGCAGTGAAGGGGCGTTCCTGGCTTGCTCATTCTGGCTCGCCGATGCCTATGTCATGCAAGGCCGTCTGGAAGAGGCCACGGAGTTGTTCGAACGTTCGCTGACGCTGCGCAACGATGTGGGCCTGTTGGCGGAGGAATACGACCCGATCAGAAAGCAGCTGGTCGGCAATTTTCCGCAGTCATTCTCTCACGTCGGGCTGGTCAATACCGCCTTCAACCTTTCCAATGCTTACGGTCCCGCCAGGCAACGCTCCAAGAGGGATGCTCCGACCAAGCACACCACCGAGAGAAGCAAGTCACCCGTCATCGCCTGA
- a CDS encoding lytic transglycosylase domain-containing protein → MSTDMPGAAKDDGKVAQKTICELIESAADVHDLPVDFFTRLIWNESGFRPKVTSRVGAQGIAQFMPGTAAERGLLDPYDVHQAIPASAHLLRDLRARFGNLGLAAAAYNAGPRRVGDWLEGAGNLPAETRNYVINITGLSAEDWSIADRNELAVPDKYGSLDVKAMALQKRNSKVALSCLDIASTIGRTPAPPPGAVVALSPLKAPWGVQVAANFSQNVALTKFTSLQRRFPAILSDQEPMVVRELNRSRGKRAMFHVRLPADSRDAAERLCRRLLAIGGSCIVTRN, encoded by the coding sequence ATGAGCACCGACATGCCAGGCGCAGCTAAAGACGACGGCAAGGTTGCCCAGAAGACCATTTGCGAGCTCATCGAAAGTGCTGCTGACGTTCATGACCTCCCCGTGGATTTCTTTACTCGGCTGATTTGGAACGAGAGTGGCTTTCGCCCCAAAGTCACCAGCCGAGTGGGTGCTCAGGGAATTGCGCAGTTCATGCCCGGGACGGCCGCAGAACGCGGTCTTCTTGACCCCTATGACGTCCATCAGGCCATCCCTGCCTCAGCTCACCTCTTGAGAGACCTGAGAGCTCGCTTCGGGAATCTTGGTCTGGCTGCAGCGGCGTATAATGCCGGACCTCGTCGCGTCGGCGATTGGCTAGAAGGCGCAGGCAATCTTCCGGCAGAAACTCGAAACTATGTCATCAACATTACGGGGCTCAGTGCGGAGGACTGGTCCATTGCAGACCGTAATGAACTTGCCGTTCCGGACAAGTACGGTTCCCTTGATGTGAAGGCGATGGCGCTCCAGAAAAGAAATTCCAAGGTCGCCCTGAGTTGCCTGGACATTGCCTCGACCATCGGCAGAACCCCTGCACCACCGCCCGGTGCTGTCGTCGCGCTCTCTCCCCTGAAAGCTCCCTGGGGGGTTCAGGTCGCCGCCAATTTTTCCCAGAATGTGGCCCTGACGAAGTTCACTTCTCTGCAGCGTCGTTTTCCCGCCATCCTCAGTGATCAAGAGCCCATGGTCGTGCGCGAGCTCAATCGCAGCCGAGGCAAGCGTGCAATGTTCCACGTTCGCCTTCCGGCAGACAGCCGGGACGCTGCAGAGCGCCTGTGTCGGAGGCTCCTGGCGATCGGGGGAAGCTGTATCGTCACCCGGAACTAG
- a CDS encoding MFS transporter: protein MSVASSTGGRVQRHNSDARVIGTVASAHFASHLLQLALAPLFPMMRDALNVSYVELGLVLTCFYAASGLGQIGAGILVDRFGAHRLLIAGITLQSVSVLLMGLVPNYYMLLPLAVFAGLGNCVYHPADLSILSHRVRPERLGRAFAAHVIAGSFGFGISPLFVGFVGYQWGWRAGLVVVGLVGVLISAWVLLNRQAIATKGRTAGKPDDVGSHSREHANFLQIIMMPVVLLAFLFFCLSAFAGAGIQNFAISALNEGYAITLAIATIAVAAYQAGTAAGVLLGGYLADRTNHHHRVAMVGLIFSALFIGLVFEEGVGEVMILVLITASGFASGVTMPSRDVLVRRAAPAGGYGKVFGIVYSGFDIGSLFAPILFASLIDHHLSHYVFLFCGIALFLAVPTVMGFRTPKSSSSLASSG, encoded by the coding sequence TTGAGCGTCGCGAGTTCCACCGGCGGCAGAGTTCAGCGTCATAACAGCGACGCCCGGGTCATTGGAACGGTTGCTTCGGCACACTTTGCGAGCCATCTCCTGCAACTGGCTTTGGCTCCCTTATTTCCGATGATGCGTGACGCCCTCAATGTGAGTTACGTCGAGCTTGGCCTGGTGTTGACCTGCTTCTACGCAGCCTCTGGTCTGGGCCAGATCGGTGCTGGTATTCTGGTCGATCGCTTCGGGGCTCATCGTCTGCTGATTGCCGGGATTACTCTGCAATCGGTTTCGGTCTTGTTGATGGGACTTGTGCCCAATTACTACATGCTGCTGCCCCTTGCGGTCTTCGCGGGTCTTGGTAACTGCGTTTACCATCCTGCAGACCTGTCGATCCTGAGCCATCGTGTTCGCCCGGAGCGACTGGGTCGAGCCTTCGCAGCGCACGTGATCGCTGGCAGCTTCGGATTTGGCATCTCGCCGCTCTTCGTCGGATTTGTGGGATATCAATGGGGATGGCGAGCCGGCTTGGTGGTTGTGGGCCTGGTCGGCGTGCTGATCAGTGCATGGGTTCTCCTTAATCGCCAAGCGATTGCGACCAAAGGTCGAACGGCGGGAAAGCCTGATGACGTCGGCAGCCATTCACGCGAACATGCCAACTTCCTCCAAATTATCATGATGCCAGTGGTGCTCTTGGCCTTCCTTTTCTTTTGCCTCAGTGCCTTCGCCGGTGCGGGAATTCAGAACTTCGCCATCAGCGCGCTCAACGAAGGCTATGCCATCACGCTTGCCATAGCGACCATTGCTGTCGCGGCTTATCAGGCGGGGACTGCTGCAGGTGTTTTGCTTGGTGGATATCTCGCCGATCGTACCAACCATCATCACCGCGTCGCGATGGTGGGCTTGATCTTCTCCGCCCTCTTCATTGGATTGGTGTTCGAAGAGGGGGTGGGGGAGGTGATGATTTTGGTGCTCATCACCGCATCGGGTTTTGCATCCGGTGTGACAATGCCGTCGCGTGACGTTTTGGTGCGGAGAGCTGCACCCGCCGGCGGGTACGGGAAAGTCTTTGGTATTGTCTATTCGGGCTTCGATATAGGCTCCCTGTTTGCGCCAATTCTTTTCGCGAGCCTCATAGACCATCATCTATCGCATTATGTTTTTCTGTTTTGCGGGATTGCCCTGTTCCTGGCGGTGCCGACGGTCATGGGGTTTCGAACCCCCAAATCCAGCTCTAGCCTGGCTAGTTCCGGGTGA
- a CDS encoding M20 aminoacylase family protein, translated as MLRPEIAACERELVAMRRHLHERPELAFQEFETAEFVANRLQEWGFEVARGIAETGVVGTLRCGEGPRKIALRADMDALPMVEETGLSYASHTKGRMHACGHDGHVTMLLGAARELARSRDFSGTVHVIFQPAEEDISGAKRMVAEGIFERFPCDAVFALHNMPGAPLGKFLVRSGPIMAASDVATITLRGAGGHAAMPHLTRDPVVAGASLVMALQSIVSRNRDPHDPAVVTVGTFQAGTVSNVIPDTATLTVDVRSFSAPLRAMLEQRIRAIAAHQADSFNVTAEIKYENFYPVTVNSERETRFLNDAALRFAGPENVEVLARPYPYSEDFSYMLQVKPGSYFILGMGDGPGLHTTQYDFNDAALPIGASFWVSLVEDFLRLEHA; from the coding sequence ATGCTTCGTCCCGAAATTGCAGCCTGTGAACGCGAGCTCGTTGCAATGCGCCGCCATTTGCATGAGCGCCCGGAACTGGCCTTCCAGGAATTTGAGACGGCGGAGTTCGTTGCCAATCGACTTCAAGAGTGGGGGTTCGAGGTTGCGCGCGGAATAGCGGAGACTGGGGTAGTCGGAACTCTTCGATGTGGAGAGGGCCCGCGCAAGATCGCACTTCGGGCGGATATGGATGCACTCCCCATGGTCGAGGAGACCGGCCTGTCCTATGCCAGTCACACGAAGGGAAGAATGCATGCCTGCGGCCATGATGGACACGTCACCATGCTCCTAGGCGCGGCGCGCGAACTTGCCCGCTCTCGCGACTTTTCCGGCACCGTGCACGTGATCTTTCAGCCGGCCGAAGAGGATATCTCTGGGGCCAAGCGTATGGTGGCGGAGGGCATTTTCGAGCGTTTTCCCTGTGATGCAGTTTTTGCCCTGCACAACATGCCGGGTGCGCCCTTGGGCAAATTCCTTGTCAGATCCGGACCGATCATGGCGGCCTCGGATGTGGCGACAATTACGTTGCGGGGCGCCGGGGGGCACGCTGCCATGCCTCACCTCACGAGAGATCCGGTGGTGGCGGGGGCGAGTTTGGTGATGGCGCTCCAATCCATCGTTTCGCGCAATCGGGATCCGCATGATCCGGCTGTGGTGACTGTAGGCACGTTTCAGGCTGGAACCGTGAGCAACGTCATTCCCGACACGGCGACGCTGACCGTAGATGTCCGCAGCTTCTCTGCCCCTCTGCGAGCCATGCTGGAGCAGCGCATTAGAGCAATAGCCGCTCACCAAGCCGACAGCTTCAATGTAACGGCAGAGATTAAATATGAGAACTTCTATCCCGTGACTGTAAACAGCGAGCGGGAGACCCGCTTCTTAAATGATGCAGCATTACGGTTTGCAGGACCGGAGAACGTGGAAGTATTGGCTCGCCCTTACCCGTATAGCGAGGATTTCTCCTATATGCTCCAGGTCAAGCCGGGCTCCTATTTCATTCTAGGGATGGGGGATGGACCGGGTCTGCACACAACCCAATACGACTTCAACGATGCGGCTTTGCCGATCGGTGCATCATTCTGGGTAAGCCTTGTGGAAGATTTCCTTCGCTTAGAGCACGCATAG
- a CDS encoding PRC-barrel domain-containing protein: protein MKITGLTAITLATFLASTPLAWAQTATTSTAPAGQALVEIDKDDVMVQPYNMTVDDVEDMDIVDANGKEIAEVDEVLGTADGTPTAVSVDVGGFLGIGSKEVIIGLDQLTLAGDKLTLDMTKEQVEALPVRD, encoded by the coding sequence ATGAAAATCACTGGTCTTACGGCAATCACCTTGGCAACATTTCTCGCTTCGACCCCCTTGGCCTGGGCTCAGACGGCGACAACGAGCACAGCCCCAGCAGGACAGGCCTTGGTCGAGATCGACAAGGACGATGTCATGGTGCAGCCTTACAACATGACGGTTGACGACGTCGAGGACATGGACATCGTGGACGCGAACGGGAAGGAAATCGCCGAAGTCGATGAGGTTCTCGGGACGGCCGATGGAACTCCGACAGCGGTCTCCGTGGACGTCGGCGGCTTCCTCGGAATCGGCTCCAAGGAAGTCATCATCGGCTTGGATCAGCTCACCCTTGCGGGCGATAAGTTGACGTTGGACATGACGAAGGAGCAGGTCGAAGCGCTCCCCGTACGCGACTGA